A section of the Luteolibacter rhizosphaerae genome encodes:
- a CDS encoding ethanolamine ammonia-lyase subunit EutB, translating to MSWSTTITGRGYQFRDLRTLMAKATPHRSGDVLAGLAAESAEERVAAQYLLADLPLAHFLENPLIPYDEDEVTRLILDRHDAEAFRPISGMTVGEFRDWLLAYETDHAALSALAPGLTPEMVAAVSKIMANQDLILVASKCQAISRFRNTIGLPGRLSVRLQPNHPTDDLRGIAASMLDGLLMGCGDAVIGINPATDQVGTTCELLYLMDDLISRYGIPTQSCVLAHVTTQIRAIEEGAPIDLMFQSIAGSQAANKSFGIDLALLREAHDAALSLKRGTIGTNLMYFETGQGSALSANAHHGIDQQTLEARAYAVAREFSPLLVNTVVGFIGPEYLYDGKQIIRAGLEDHFCGKLLGLPMGCDVCYTNHAETDQDDMDNLLTLLGVAGCNYIMGVPGADDIMLGYQSTSFHDAHYLRQVLKKKPAPEFEAWLETAGIADQRGRLLDHSPALADAPARLGLLDTA from the coding sequence ATGTCCTGGTCCACCACCATCACCGGTCGAGGCTATCAGTTTCGCGATCTGCGGACCCTGATGGCGAAAGCGACCCCTCATCGCTCCGGTGATGTCTTGGCGGGCTTGGCGGCAGAGTCCGCTGAAGAACGGGTGGCCGCACAATATCTCCTCGCGGACCTGCCCCTTGCCCACTTCCTCGAGAATCCCCTGATCCCCTATGACGAGGATGAGGTCACACGCCTGATACTCGACCGGCACGATGCCGAGGCCTTCCGCCCCATATCCGGCATGACCGTGGGCGAGTTCCGTGATTGGCTTCTCGCCTACGAGACGGATCACGCCGCCCTCAGCGCACTGGCCCCGGGACTGACCCCGGAGATGGTGGCGGCGGTGAGCAAGATCATGGCCAACCAAGACCTGATCCTGGTCGCCTCCAAATGCCAAGCGATCAGCCGCTTCCGCAATACCATCGGATTACCAGGAAGGCTCTCGGTGCGCTTGCAGCCGAATCACCCCACCGACGACCTGCGGGGGATCGCGGCCTCCATGTTAGACGGCTTACTGATGGGTTGCGGCGACGCGGTGATCGGCATCAATCCCGCGACTGACCAAGTCGGCACCACCTGCGAGTTGCTGTACCTGATGGATGATCTCATCTCACGCTACGGGATTCCCACCCAATCCTGCGTGCTCGCCCATGTTACGACCCAGATCCGGGCGATCGAGGAAGGGGCTCCCATTGATCTGATGTTCCAATCCATCGCCGGCTCGCAAGCGGCGAACAAAAGCTTCGGCATCGATCTGGCCCTGCTGCGGGAGGCCCATGATGCCGCGCTCTCGCTGAAGCGGGGAACGATCGGCACGAACCTGATGTATTTCGAAACCGGCCAAGGCAGCGCGCTCTCGGCGAATGCCCACCACGGCATCGACCAACAGACGCTGGAAGCGCGCGCCTACGCCGTGGCACGGGAGTTCTCGCCACTACTGGTGAACACGGTCGTCGGCTTCATCGGCCCTGAATATCTTTACGACGGCAAGCAGATCATCCGCGCCGGACTGGAAGACCACTTCTGCGGCAAGCTTCTGGGCCTGCCGATGGGTTGCGACGTTTGCTACACGAATCATGCGGAGACGGATCAGGATGACATGGACAACTTGCTCACGCTGCTCGGGGTGGCCGGTTGCAATTACATCATGGGCGTTCCGGGAGCGGATGACATCATGCTCGGCTATCAATCGACGTCCTTCCACGACGCGCATTACCTGCGGCAGGTCCTAAAGAAGAAGCCCGCACCCGAGTTCGAGGCTTGGTTGGAGACGGCCGGGATCGCCGACCAGCGGGGAAGGCTTCTCGATCACTCCCCCGCCCTCGCGGATGCGCCGGCCCGGCTGGGACTACTCGACACGGCATGA
- the creB gene encoding two-component system response regulator CreB produces MNVLLVEDEPAIADTLVYALKTECFEVHHALTGQEALDAFASKPFDFAILDIGLPDMTGLDVCRKLRESSSIPILFLTARNGEVDRILGLELGGDDYVTKPFSPREIVARIRAILRRASTAAPAGTAPAANGTPAPAGESAGPLHHDPSAMRIHCHGTELDLTAHEYKLLLVFLKNPRRVLTRDQLLDHAWADPGAVTDRTIDAHIKSIRAKLRVAKPGAEDHIQTRRGLGYLFVP; encoded by the coding sequence ATGAACGTTCTGCTCGTCGAAGACGAACCTGCCATCGCCGATACTCTCGTCTATGCCTTGAAAACCGAATGCTTCGAGGTGCACCACGCCCTGACAGGGCAGGAAGCACTGGATGCCTTCGCTTCGAAGCCCTTCGACTTCGCGATCCTCGACATCGGCCTCCCCGATATGACCGGTCTGGATGTCTGCCGGAAACTGCGAGAAAGCTCGAGCATCCCGATTCTTTTCCTGACCGCGCGGAATGGCGAAGTCGACCGAATCCTCGGACTTGAATTGGGCGGAGATGACTACGTGACCAAGCCCTTCAGCCCGCGCGAGATCGTGGCCCGCATCCGGGCGATCCTGCGCCGCGCCAGCACTGCCGCCCCGGCAGGAACCGCTCCGGCCGCGAACGGCACCCCCGCCCCCGCCGGGGAGAGCGCCGGCCCGCTGCATCACGACCCCTCCGCCATGCGGATCCACTGCCACGGGACCGAGCTTGATCTGACCGCCCACGAGTACAAGCTGCTGCTGGTCTTTCTCAAAAATCCCCGCCGCGTGCTGACCCGCGACCAACTTCTCGACCACGCTTGGGCGGATCCCGGCGCCGTGACCGACCGGACGATCGACGCCCACATCAAATCGATCCGGGCCAAGCTGCGGGTCGCAAAGCCAGGTGCGGAAGATCACATCCAGACCCGCCGTGGCCTCGGTTACCTCTTCGTCCCCTAA
- a CDS encoding glycosyltransferase family 2 protein, translated as MPVSRPLVLIPSYNTGPILPTTVAAALEQDVDVRVVIDGSTDGSPALLEPLLNHPRLRVEVLPKNAGKGSAVLHGTRAALAEGFTHVLCMDADGQHPADLIPRYFGISKIHPEAAVFGRPVFDASAPALRVNGRKVSNFWANLETMGWGIDDSLFGMRLYPAEELVRVFESTCFARRFDFDPEVAVRLAWRGVPIVNLPTPVRYLTKEEGGISQFRYLRDNTLLTWMHTRLFFGFLIRLPWLALRGENPLLSYSPPVL; from the coding sequence ATGCCGGTGTCCCGTCCCCTTGTTCTCATTCCCAGCTACAATACGGGACCTATCTTGCCGACCACGGTGGCGGCGGCGCTGGAACAAGATGTCGATGTTCGGGTGGTGATCGACGGATCTACCGACGGCTCCCCTGCCCTGCTTGAGCCCCTGTTGAATCATCCACGTCTCCGGGTGGAGGTGCTACCGAAGAATGCGGGCAAGGGTTCGGCGGTGCTGCATGGCACGCGTGCCGCGCTGGCGGAAGGATTTACTCACGTGCTGTGCATGGATGCGGACGGCCAGCACCCGGCGGATCTGATTCCACGCTATTTCGGAATTTCCAAGATACATCCGGAAGCGGCGGTCTTCGGTCGCCCGGTCTTCGATGCATCGGCGCCAGCCTTGCGGGTGAACGGCCGGAAGGTTTCCAACTTCTGGGCGAATCTCGAAACCATGGGCTGGGGCATCGACGACTCGCTCTTCGGCATGCGGCTCTATCCCGCAGAGGAACTCGTGCGAGTCTTCGAGAGCACCTGTTTCGCGCGGCGTTTCGACTTTGATCCGGAGGTGGCGGTGAGGCTCGCCTGGCGGGGTGTGCCGATCGTGAATCTTCCGACACCCGTGCGATATCTCACCAAGGAGGAAGGAGGCATCTCGCAGTTCCGTTATCTGCGGGACAACACGCTGCTGACCTGGATGCACACGCGCCTGTTCTTCGGCTTCCTGATCCGCCTCCCTTGGCTTGCCTTGCGCGGGGAAAACCCGCTCCTTTCCTACAGTCCACCCGTCCTGTGA
- the eutC gene encoding ethanolamine ammonia-lyase subunit EutC, giving the protein MSGELSDSLRQWTEARVALGRSGGSVPHGELLDFRLSHARARDAVHQAFDPVGLAAELEERGLSSILAPSQAPDRATYLQRPDLGRCLTPDAAGQLSALRRADGFDLVIILSDGLSAEAAHRHGPPFVAVLITLLVGWEIAPLVIAPFARVALQDEIGDLLGARTALILLGERPGLGSPDSLGAYLVHTPRPGNTDAERNCVSNIRTKGLPPMAAAQRIAWLLKEARRLGFSGVDLKDLSADVPGMAKIHEKQASETQ; this is encoded by the coding sequence ATGAGCGGAGAACTCTCAGATTCGCTAAGACAATGGACTGAGGCCCGTGTAGCGCTTGGACGTAGTGGCGGCTCGGTGCCGCATGGCGAGTTGCTCGACTTCCGGCTTTCCCACGCTCGGGCCCGGGATGCAGTTCACCAAGCTTTCGATCCTGTGGGGTTGGCAGCCGAATTGGAGGAGCGGGGTCTGTCTTCGATCCTAGCTCCCTCCCAAGCGCCGGATCGAGCAACCTACCTCCAGCGCCCGGATTTAGGCCGGTGCCTGACGCCGGATGCCGCCGGGCAGCTTTCGGCGCTTCGCCGGGCGGATGGCTTCGATCTCGTCATCATCCTTTCCGACGGTCTGTCTGCGGAAGCGGCCCACCGGCATGGGCCTCCCTTTGTCGCCGTGCTGATAACGCTGCTCGTCGGGTGGGAAATCGCCCCCTTGGTGATCGCACCCTTCGCGCGGGTCGCACTGCAGGATGAAATCGGGGATCTGCTGGGAGCGCGGACAGCTCTGATACTCCTCGGAGAGCGGCCGGGATTGGGCTCACCGGACAGCTTGGGGGCCTATCTGGTTCATACCCCGAGACCCGGGAATACCGATGCAGAGCGGAATTGCGTCTCGAACATCCGAACGAAAGGACTGCCTCCGATGGCAGCGGCCCAGAGGATCGCATGGCTGCTGAAAGAAGCCCGGCGGCTGGGCTTCAGCGGAGTGGACCTGAAGGATCTGAGCGCCGACGTCCCCGGAATGGCGAAAATCCACGAAAAGCAGGCATCCGAGACGCAATAA
- a CDS encoding class I SAM-dependent methyltransferase, with protein sequence MKTDPLYGAVFHELDGSKMPLLDLGCGMGLLAFYLREKGLHFPIHGLDYDPRKIEAARRVVSVLAHNGISFDTHDAREGLPEHSGNVTILDILQFFTPQEQETLLDIAASRVAPGGKLVIRSAIKDESWRFKVTVAGDLLAKVTAWMKAAPTHYPTAADFERVLSKHGKVRIEPLWGGTPFNNHLIVLEVA encoded by the coding sequence GTGAAGACCGATCCGCTCTACGGGGCGGTCTTTCACGAACTGGACGGCAGCAAGATGCCCTTGCTGGACCTAGGCTGCGGCATGGGTCTGCTCGCGTTCTATTTGCGGGAGAAGGGACTGCATTTCCCTATCCACGGGCTGGACTATGATCCCCGGAAAATCGAAGCGGCACGCAGGGTGGTATCGGTGCTGGCGCATAACGGAATCAGCTTCGACACCCACGACGCGCGGGAGGGACTTCCGGAGCATTCCGGCAACGTGACGATTTTGGACATCCTCCAGTTCTTCACCCCGCAGGAGCAGGAAACGCTGCTGGACATCGCGGCTTCCCGCGTGGCGCCCGGCGGCAAGCTGGTGATCCGCTCCGCGATCAAGGACGAATCCTGGCGCTTCAAGGTGACGGTGGCGGGAGACCTGCTGGCCAAAGTGACCGCGTGGATGAAGGCGGCTCCGACGCACTATCCGACTGCCGCGGACTTCGAGCGCGTGCTATCGAAGCACGGCAAGGTGCGTATCGAACCGCTGTGGGGAGGCACTCCCTTCAACAATCACCTGATCGTGCTGGAGGTGGCCTGA
- the creC gene encoding two-component system sensor histidine kinase CreC codes for MRLTRVTLLIIALIIGVGLYLLLRQQLSVVEPQTYQATEEAMVDVAQLLATFVEEDLKKGGFDEETFRKGFEGAQDRQFKALIHGHLKDHVGLGAYLTNSRGKVIFDSSGRLEGLNLSGSRDVALTLRGEYGARSSRVDKDNPDSSVLHVGALVGTVDKPFGVLTVYKPQADVLPIVDARRRSIYWGTGLIGAGILFLVTAVFIWQYLPVGRLTEYAREIESGKRPPLPKLGAGKEVNTLARALESMREALEGRRYAERYVQTLTHEMKSPLAAIRGAAELLGEDMPVADRQRFLGNIRSESVRAERLMNRLLELSALEGRSSLDVTEIVDLSPIVARAVEQGQPPAELAAVRFEVELPYEPVPVRGEAFILRSAVTNLLENAIDFSPAGGTVDIALRRENGTAFIEISDRGPGIPDYATDRVFDRFYSLRHHASGRKGTGLGLTLVREAAELHGGWVSLEPREDGGTIARLALPVQP; via the coding sequence ATGCGCCTTACCCGGGTCACGCTCCTGATCATCGCCCTCATCATCGGGGTAGGCTTGTACTTGCTGCTGCGGCAACAGCTTTCGGTGGTGGAGCCCCAGACCTATCAGGCGACCGAAGAGGCCATGGTGGATGTGGCCCAACTGCTGGCGACCTTCGTAGAGGAGGACTTGAAGAAGGGTGGCTTCGACGAGGAAACTTTCCGCAAGGGATTCGAGGGAGCGCAGGACAGGCAGTTCAAGGCGCTGATTCATGGTCATCTCAAGGACCATGTGGGACTGGGGGCCTATCTCACCAACTCGCGAGGGAAGGTCATCTTCGATTCGAGCGGCAGGCTGGAGGGACTGAATCTTTCAGGCTCGCGTGACGTGGCGCTCACGCTGCGCGGCGAGTACGGCGCCCGCAGCAGTCGGGTGGACAAGGACAATCCCGATTCTTCCGTGCTCCATGTCGGAGCCTTGGTCGGAACTGTCGACAAGCCCTTCGGCGTGCTGACCGTCTACAAACCGCAGGCGGACGTGCTGCCGATCGTGGATGCCAGGCGCCGCAGTATCTATTGGGGCACCGGCCTGATCGGCGCGGGAATCCTCTTCCTCGTGACCGCGGTCTTCATCTGGCAGTACCTGCCGGTAGGTCGCCTGACCGAGTATGCGCGCGAGATCGAATCAGGCAAACGCCCGCCGCTGCCGAAGCTCGGCGCAGGCAAGGAAGTCAATACGCTGGCGCGCGCTCTGGAATCGATGCGCGAAGCGCTCGAAGGCCGCCGCTACGCCGAGCGCTATGTGCAGACGCTGACCCACGAGATGAAGAGTCCGCTCGCGGCGATCCGCGGTGCGGCCGAACTTCTCGGCGAGGACATGCCGGTAGCCGACCGCCAGCGCTTCCTGGGCAACATCCGCTCCGAGTCGGTGCGGGCCGAGCGACTGATGAACCGTCTCCTCGAGCTCTCCGCCCTCGAAGGTCGGAGCAGCCTTGATGTCACGGAAATCGTGGACCTGAGCCCGATTGTCGCGCGAGCCGTCGAGCAGGGACAACCGCCGGCGGAGTTAGCAGCAGTTCGTTTCGAAGTGGAGCTTCCCTACGAGCCGGTGCCCGTGCGAGGTGAAGCCTTCATCCTGCGTTCCGCGGTGACGAACCTGCTGGAAAACGCGATCGATTTCTCACCGGCCGGCGGGACCGTGGATATCGCCCTGCGGCGTGAGAACGGCACCGCGTTTATCGAGATTTCCGACCGCGGGCCGGGTATTCCGGACTACGCCACCGACCGCGTCTTCGACCGCTTCTATTCGCTGCGCCATCATGCCTCGGGGCGCAAGGGTACGGGTCTCGGACTGACCCTGGTGAGGGAAGCTGCTGAACTGCACGGCGGCTGGGTAAGCCTCGAACCCCGCGAAGACGGCGGCACGATCGCGCGTCTTGCACTGCCAGTACAACCATAA